In one window of Microcoleus sp. FACHB-68 DNA:
- a CDS encoding ATP-grasp domain-containing protein: protein MLILFPSDYFSPKTIDSAFSNEANTFKACGAEIASVLIEGLERGELKTTPAVHTGDAVLYRGWMLPLAHYEFLVQSVEKMGARMLVSTSEYAAAHYLPNWYPLISHLTPETRFYNPNENLVDALEKLGWDRFFIKDHVKSLKTSTGSIVETPQDITTVVLEMQKFRGKIEGGLCVRRVENWVKNSEQRYFIWQGNAYAAKETAVIPDLVRECAQIIPSSFFSIDVIETVEGRQRVVEIGDGQVSDLVGWTPEEFTRIWF, encoded by the coding sequence ATGCTAATCTTATTTCCGTCGGATTACTTTAGTCCCAAAACTATCGATAGTGCCTTCTCCAATGAGGCAAACACATTTAAAGCTTGTGGTGCAGAAATTGCTTCGGTTTTGATCGAGGGTTTAGAAAGGGGTGAGCTAAAAACTACGCCGGCTGTTCATACAGGAGATGCCGTACTGTACAGAGGCTGGATGTTGCCCCTAGCGCATTATGAGTTTCTTGTGCAAAGTGTTGAAAAAATGGGTGCCAGAATGCTTGTCAGCACAAGTGAATATGCGGCGGCACACTACTTGCCCAACTGGTATCCGTTAATTTCGCATCTAACCCCTGAAACTCGATTCTATAACCCCAACGAAAATTTAGTAGATGCTTTAGAAAAACTGGGTTGGGACAGATTTTTCATAAAAGACCACGTAAAATCGCTCAAAACCTCTACAGGCTCTATTGTCGAAACTCCACAAGATATTACGACGGTGGTTCTAGAAATGCAAAAATTCAGAGGTAAGATTGAAGGTGGTTTGTGTGTTCGACGGGTAGAAAATTGGGTAAAAAATTCCGAGCAACGGTATTTTATTTGGCAGGGCAATGCTTACGCAGCAAAAGAAACAGCGGTTATCCCGGATTTGGTTAGAGAATGCGCCCAAATAATTCCTAGCTCTTTTTTCAGCATAGACGTCATCGAAACCGTTGAGGGAAGGCAGCGCGTTGTTGAAATTGGGGATGGGCAAGTGTCCGATCTCGTGGGTTGGACACCAGAAGAATTTACCCGCATTTGGTTCTAA
- a CDS encoding LuxR C-terminal-related transcriptional regulator yields the protein MNHTQFDQAFDKLPHRRKQVLLKVLAGETDAKIAQALTITEATVRKHIENICKEFGIRNDFPDERRFKRPELIALFDRYKPELVNSQALQRTDCAGSSTPLNENFLEADELRFSTIYNRDVFILIDQSGSMVRKDADTGTQTRYEYLQEVIEGHIASILSAGWQSVKQAGQQICESVSIYFFSRYEVAPNPIAIADASQVWKIFSENQPKTTTFIAPTLEKCLDTWLNNGKLKNRGAFFIIYTDGLFNDEPHFINCIAKACANIDNPNTVKFFVLGVGKDIDIKHFLDLDFNVNNQMPYDIFVFDLVNEVDDIISLLKRQITNDPLLIFPKWVKEQYPEFVQQVLAVRQRI from the coding sequence ATGAATCACACCCAGTTTGATCAAGCCTTCGATAAGCTGCCTCATCGGCGCAAGCAGGTTTTGTTGAAGGTTTTAGCCGGCGAAACGGACGCAAAGATCGCCCAAGCTTTGACAATTACGGAAGCAACGGTTAGAAAACACATTGAAAATATTTGCAAAGAATTTGGGATTCGGAATGACTTTCCTGATGAGCGTCGTTTCAAACGTCCAGAGTTAATTGCACTGTTTGATCGCTATAAGCCAGAATTAGTTAATTCACAAGCTTTGCAGCGAACAGACTGTGCCGGTTCTTCTACTCCCTTAAATGAAAACTTCTTGGAAGCCGATGAATTGCGGTTTTCCACCATTTACAATCGGGACGTTTTTATTTTAATTGACCAAAGCGGGTCAATGGTGAGAAAAGATGCCGATACCGGCACCCAAACTCGCTATGAATATTTGCAAGAAGTGATTGAAGGACATATCGCTTCGATTTTATCTGCCGGCTGGCAATCGGTGAAACAAGCTGGACAGCAAATTTGTGAATCTGTTTCTATTTACTTCTTCAGCCGGTATGAAGTTGCACCGAATCCAATTGCCATTGCCGATGCCTCCCAAGTCTGGAAAATTTTTAGCGAGAATCAACCAAAGACAACAACCTTCATCGCCCCAACTTTAGAAAAATGCTTAGATACTTGGCTGAATAATGGCAAGCTTAAAAATCGCGGCGCTTTTTTTATTATCTACACAGATGGTTTATTTAATGATGAACCGCACTTTATCAATTGCATTGCCAAAGCCTGCGCCAATATTGACAATCCCAATACCGTTAAGTTTTTTGTCTTAGGAGTCGGCAAGGATATTGATATCAAGCACTTTCTTGATCTTGATTTCAATGTCAACAATCAAATGCCATACGATATTTTTGTCTTTGATTTAGTTAATGAAGTTGATGATATTATTTCACTTCTAAAACGCCAGATAACAAACGATCCGCTTTTGATATTTCCTAAGTGGGTAAAGGAGCAATATCCAGAATTTGTCCAGCAGGTATTAGCCGTGCGTCAGAGAATTTGA
- a CDS encoding NfeD family protein, which translates to MDTLFTDTVKMFPQPLLGIVEQAIAYNQRGRVKFDGTYWPARFYNPDCQATVSPNQFVNVVAREGITLLVVPIDPITLPESPIEMSDSEAAFAGTESGRQMYWEERLSRRTSVPVF; encoded by the coding sequence ATGGACACCCTATTCACTGACACTGTCAAAATGTTCCCACAACCTCTTTTAGGTATCGTCGAACAAGCCATCGCTTACAATCAGCGAGGACGCGTTAAGTTTGACGGGACATACTGGCCGGCACGCTTCTATAATCCAGATTGTCAAGCGACTGTGTCGCCTAACCAGTTTGTGAATGTTGTTGCCCGTGAAGGCATTACGCTGCTGGTAGTCCCCATCGATCCGATAACTTTACCCGAATCCCCCATTGAAATGTCAGACAGTGAGGCAGCTTTTGCCGGCACTGAATCCGGGCGTCAGATGTACTGGGAGGAACGTTTAAGCCGACGGACTTCTGTTCCTGTATTTTAG
- the rsmA gene encoding 16S rRNA (adenine(1518)-N(6)/adenine(1519)-N(6))-dimethyltransferase RsmA, with translation MTPQPRKRFAQHWLQSEKTLHQIISAAELSQNDRVLEIGPGTGILTRQLLPLVQSAVAVEIDRDLCQHLAKQLGQRANFLLLQGDFLSLELDAILTAWPAFQHPNKVVANIPYNITGPILEKLLGTITAPAAKPFDSIVLLVQKEVAERLYAQPGSKAFGALSVRVQYLATCELICPVPAKAFHPPPKVDSAVVRLRPRQVEVPADNPRLMGTLIQQGFSSKRKMLRNNLKGLIDRDRLTHLLEQLNLNPQVRAEDLSVANWVALSNQLNTGDLLNRQDTEHITEVTDSAPSP, from the coding sequence ATGACTCCTCAACCTCGTAAACGATTCGCTCAGCACTGGCTGCAAAGTGAAAAAACGCTGCATCAGATCATCAGTGCGGCTGAGTTATCTCAAAACGACCGTGTCCTGGAAATTGGCCCCGGCACCGGCATCCTGACGCGCCAGCTGTTGCCCCTTGTCCAGTCTGCTGTCGCCGTAGAAATTGACCGCGATTTATGCCAACACCTAGCTAAACAGCTAGGGCAAAGAGCAAACTTTTTGCTCCTCCAAGGTGATTTCCTTTCCCTGGAATTGGACGCTATACTCACCGCATGGCCGGCATTTCAACATCCAAATAAAGTTGTTGCCAACATCCCCTACAATATCACCGGCCCGATTTTAGAAAAACTTCTAGGCACGATTACCGCGCCGGCAGCAAAACCCTTTGATTCAATCGTGCTGCTGGTACAAAAAGAAGTCGCAGAACGGCTTTACGCCCAACCCGGATCAAAAGCTTTCGGTGCCCTTTCTGTGCGAGTACAGTATTTAGCCACCTGCGAATTAATCTGCCCTGTGCCGGCTAAAGCTTTTCACCCACCCCCAAAAGTAGACTCTGCTGTTGTTCGTCTGCGTCCCCGACAGGTAGAGGTGCCGGCAGACAATCCCCGCTTGATGGGTACATTAATTCAGCAAGGCTTCTCCAGCAAGCGCAAAATGTTGCGAAATAACTTAAAAGGGCTAATTGATCGCGATCGCTTGACCCACTTACTGGAACAATTAAATTTAAATCCCCAAGTCCGCGCCGAAGACCTCAGCGTTGCTAATTGGGTCGCCCTCAGCAACCAGTTAAACACTGGAGACTTATTGAACCGGCAAGACACAGAACACATCACGGAAGTTACAGACTCAGCCCCTAGCCCCTAG
- the ispE gene encoding 4-(cytidine 5'-diphospho)-2-C-methyl-D-erythritol kinase, which yields MQTYTLIAPAKINLYLEIIGTRPDGYHELAMVLQSVDLADRIAVRANGTDEIRIHCDHPQVPLDKSNLAYRAAQLMAEQFPDSFENFGGADITIHKHIPVAAGLAGGSTDAAAVLVGLDLMWELGLTSSELQELGGRLGSDVPFCIAGGTALATGRGDALSPLPDLTHLYVVLAKYRSLEVSTAWAYQTFRQQFSNTYVSDLNTLENRRQRVHSGPMVNAIARRDGTKIGQLLHNDLERVVLPAYPQVSRLRQAFEQSPVLGAMMSGSGPTVFAVTESQAQAQQVKEAVKAAIPDPDLEVWVAKFISTGIQLASPLK from the coding sequence ATGCAAACCTACACCCTAATCGCCCCAGCCAAAATCAATTTGTATCTGGAAATCATCGGCACTCGCCCGGATGGCTATCATGAACTGGCGATGGTGTTGCAAAGTGTGGATTTAGCCGATCGCATCGCTGTGCGTGCCAATGGAACCGATGAAATTCGCATTCACTGCGATCATCCCCAAGTGCCACTTGACAAAAGTAACCTGGCTTATCGCGCTGCCCAACTCATGGCTGAGCAGTTTCCAGATAGCTTTGAAAACTTTGGGGGTGCTGACATCACCATTCACAAGCACATCCCCGTGGCTGCTGGGCTAGCCGGCGGATCAACGGATGCTGCTGCGGTGCTGGTGGGGTTAGATTTAATGTGGGAACTGGGTTTGACGAGTTCGGAATTGCAGGAGTTGGGAGGCCGGCTGGGTTCTGATGTGCCTTTCTGCATTGCCGGTGGGACTGCACTAGCCACCGGCAGAGGTGATGCCCTTTCTCCCCTGCCGGATTTAACTCATTTGTATGTGGTGCTGGCGAAGTACCGCAGTCTGGAAGTGTCTACAGCTTGGGCTTATCAGACATTCCGGCAGCAGTTTAGTAATACCTACGTTTCTGACCTAAATACCCTAGAAAACCGCCGGCAACGCGTACACTCTGGGCCGATGGTAAATGCCATTGCCCGCCGCGACGGCACGAAAATTGGCCAGTTACTCCATAATGATTTAGAGCGCGTGGTGTTGCCGGCCTATCCCCAAGTGTCGCGTTTGCGCCAAGCCTTCGAGCAGTCGCCGGTTTTGGGAGCGATGATGTCGGGTTCTGGGCCAACTGTCTTTGCAGTGACGGAATCTCAAGCGCAGGCACAACAAGTGAAAGAAGCAGTGAAAGCTGCTATTCCTGACCCTGATTTAGAGGTGTGGGTGGCAAAGTTCATCTCCACCGGCATTCAACTCGCATCCCCCTTAAAGTAG
- a CDS encoding DUF3082 domain-containing protein: MTDLNPTPNTPALTPEQPSVLRCITGSLVSSALAAAGYLLTSSIAQSFANKPIHSDNVAVVNISSAVRTLVVGISTMATGIFALVSLGLMALGLKILIQQLSKPSAPPSDAQ; this comes from the coding sequence ATGACTGACCTGAACCCAACGCCTAATACCCCAGCTTTAACCCCTGAGCAACCCAGTGTGCTACGCTGCATCACCGGCTCTTTAGTGTCTAGCGCCCTCGCTGCTGCCGGCTACTTGCTCACAAGCTCAATTGCCCAAAGCTTTGCCAATAAGCCGATTCACTCTGACAATGTTGCGGTTGTGAATATTTCATCAGCTGTGCGTACCCTGGTTGTAGGAATCAGCACGATGGCCACCGGCATCTTTGCGCTAGTGTCTTTAGGACTCATGGCTCTAGGGCTTAAAATTCTGATTCAGCAGCTTAGCAAACCATCGGCCCCGCCTTCAGATGCTCAATAG
- a CDS encoding methyltransferase domain-containing protein: MEKTPNKYEYAYRDSKPRYHHPYLMTPLLEILSANSPAGAAQTRVLDLGCGNGSLTHLVAQHGYEVVGLDSSEQGIAIARESFPDCKFIEADIYDLPDAGLVNSFDIVMAVEVIEHLFYPKELVRYAQKCLKPNGCLILSTPYHGYLKNLMLAASGKMDEHFTVLWDMGHVKFFSVPTLTTLLKSEGYTDISFRFAGRLPYLWKSMLCSCKPS, translated from the coding sequence GTGGAAAAAACCCCTAATAAGTACGAATATGCTTATCGAGATAGCAAACCAAGGTATCATCACCCCTATTTGATGACTCCCTTGCTGGAAATACTTTCTGCCAACAGCCCTGCCGGTGCTGCCCAGACGCGCGTGCTCGATCTTGGGTGTGGAAATGGCAGTCTCACCCATCTTGTTGCACAGCACGGGTATGAAGTTGTTGGTCTTGATAGTTCTGAACAGGGAATTGCTATCGCCCGTGAGAGTTTCCCAGATTGCAAATTTATCGAAGCAGATATTTACGATCTGCCAGATGCCGGTCTGGTCAATTCATTTGATATTGTCATGGCCGTTGAAGTGATCGAACACTTATTTTATCCAAAAGAGTTGGTTAGATATGCCCAAAAGTGCTTGAAGCCGAACGGGTGTTTAATTCTCAGCACGCCCTATCACGGCTACTTAAAGAACTTGATGTTGGCTGCTTCAGGCAAAATGGATGAGCATTTTACCGTTCTTTGGGATATGGGTCACGTTAAATTCTTCTCGGTGCCGACGCTGACCACGTTATTAAAATCAGAAGGATACACTGATATTTCCTTCAGGTTTGCCGGTCGGTTGCCCTATCTTTGGAAATCAATGTTGTGTTCTTGTAAGCCGTCCTAG
- a CDS encoding DUF2811 domain-containing protein, with the protein MNASISILAEIPEELHESLKNYLDSHPDWDQDRVFSAALSLFLLQNGSSGSPESSRSYRQAARVYLEALFKHPV; encoded by the coding sequence ATGAACGCAAGCATCAGCATTCTGGCGGAAATTCCCGAAGAATTACACGAATCCCTCAAAAACTACTTGGACAGCCATCCAGACTGGGATCAAGACCGGGTTTTTTCTGCCGCTCTGTCACTGTTTTTGCTGCAAAATGGCAGTAGTGGCAGCCCGGAATCGTCACGAAGCTATCGTCAGGCTGCCCGCGTGTATCTTGAAGCGCTATTCAAGCATCCGGTTTAA
- the hemG gene encoding protoporphyrinogen oxidase — translation MQTTQPANPSNVLDTLIVGAGISGLSLGHTLQNDKAPTGSRPWKILVTESQGRVGGRIVSSSGDGFLWEEGPNSFSPTPALLKLAVDVGLKDELVLADRRLPRYVYWKGELIPVPMSPPALVKSHLLSLSGKLRALMGALGFVPPAMGGEETVSQFFRRHLGAEVTQRLVEPFVSGVYAGDPDQLSAAAAFGRVAKLTEVGGGLIAGAVLSRRPKSQPVVTDPDVPKTKPGELGSFRTGMQALPEAIANKLGENLKLNWRLLQLRPTDRQTYLAEFSTPEGSQQVEARSVVLTTPAYVTAELLQPLQPPISHALEELSYPPVACVVLGYPADAFKDKLQGFGNLIPRGQGIRTLGTIWASSLFAGRAPEGWNLLINFIGGATDLEIGDLDQAQIVEAVHQDLCRSLLKTDVPPKVLAVNLWKRAIPQYTLGHHRRLEQIEQGLRQLPGLYLCGNYTDGVALGDCVRRGIDCASVVGQYLAVKN, via the coding sequence ATGCAAACAACTCAACCAGCCAATCCATCGAATGTCCTAGATACTCTGATTGTGGGTGCCGGCATTAGCGGTCTGAGTTTGGGCCACACCCTGCAAAACGACAAAGCGCCCACCGGCAGCCGTCCTTGGAAAATTTTGGTAACAGAAAGTCAGGGACGGGTGGGGGGACGCATTGTGTCATCGTCTGGAGACGGCTTTCTTTGGGAAGAAGGGCCAAACAGTTTTTCCCCGACACCGGCACTGCTGAAACTGGCTGTGGATGTGGGCTTAAAAGACGAGTTGGTGCTCGCGGATCGGCGGCTGCCGCGTTACGTGTACTGGAAGGGTGAGTTGATCCCCGTGCCGATGAGTCCGCCGGCATTGGTGAAGTCCCACTTGCTGAGTTTATCGGGGAAACTGCGGGCGCTGATGGGTGCGTTAGGATTTGTGCCGCCGGCAATGGGAGGCGAGGAAACGGTGTCGCAGTTCTTCCGCCGACATTTGGGTGCTGAGGTGACACAGCGCTTAGTAGAACCGTTCGTTTCAGGGGTGTATGCCGGCGATCCCGATCAGTTGAGTGCGGCTGCTGCGTTTGGGCGGGTGGCAAAACTAACAGAAGTGGGTGGAGGACTAATCGCAGGGGCAGTGCTGTCTCGCCGGCCAAAATCCCAGCCGGTTGTTACCGATCCGGACGTTCCCAAGACAAAACCAGGGGAATTAGGGTCGTTCCGAACTGGGATGCAAGCATTGCCCGAAGCCATTGCTAACAAATTGGGCGAAAATTTGAAACTTAACTGGCGTTTGTTGCAGTTGCGCCCCACCGATCGGCAAACTTATCTGGCAGAATTTTCGACGCCGGAAGGTTCCCAGCAGGTTGAAGCTCGCAGCGTGGTGCTCACCACCCCCGCTTATGTCACGGCAGAGCTATTGCAGCCCCTACAACCCCCCATTAGCCATGCTTTAGAGGAATTGTCTTATCCGCCGGTTGCGTGTGTCGTCTTGGGGTATCCTGCGGACGCTTTTAAGGATAAATTGCAGGGGTTTGGAAACTTGATTCCCAGAGGTCAGGGAATTCGCACGTTGGGCACCATTTGGGCTTCGAGTTTGTTTGCCGGTCGTGCTCCGGAAGGGTGGAATTTGCTGATTAACTTTATTGGGGGCGCAACAGACCTGGAAATTGGGGATTTAGATCAAGCGCAAATTGTTGAGGCGGTGCATCAAGACCTTTGCCGGTCGCTGCTGAAAACAGATGTGCCCCCGAAGGTTTTGGCGGTGAATTTGTGGAAACGTGCGATCCCGCAGTATACCCTTGGCCATCACCGGCGTCTTGAGCAAATCGAGCAGGGTTTGCGGCAGTTGCCTGGGTTATATTTATGCGGGAACTACACCGATGGCGTTGCTTTGGGAGATTGCGTTCGCCGTGGCATAGATTGTGCCAGTGTTGTTGGGCAATATTTAGCGGTTAAAAATTAA
- a CDS encoding response regulator transcription factor, which yields MAPAKILVVDDDPAIRNLIHRFLSKQSYEMESADNGKTALEVFEQFNPDLVILDVNLPDTTGYQLCQEMQKRTGVFVLMLTSRTDESDILQGFSQGADDYITKPFRLVELAARVQAILKRQRPVTTAEQQILTLGQMFIDPVRREVTLNNEMVPLTALEFDLLYFLASHPNRVWRRAELLQEVWDYDYVGDQRVVDVHIGQIRRKIEVDVNQPSMIQTVRGVGYKFELPGAPGAPQVE from the coding sequence ATGGCCCCTGCCAAGATTCTTGTCGTTGATGACGACCCTGCAATCCGTAATTTAATTCATCGCTTCTTGAGCAAGCAAAGCTATGAAATGGAGTCTGCCGACAACGGCAAGACTGCCCTAGAGGTGTTTGAGCAGTTTAACCCAGACCTTGTGATTCTGGATGTCAATTTGCCAGATACTACCGGCTACCAGCTGTGTCAAGAAATGCAAAAGCGCACAGGTGTGTTTGTCCTGATGCTGACAAGCAGGACAGACGAGTCTGACATCCTCCAGGGATTTTCCCAAGGTGCCGATGACTACATCACCAAGCCTTTCCGCCTGGTCGAGTTAGCAGCCAGAGTCCAGGCAATTTTAAAGCGCCAGCGCCCCGTAACCACCGCAGAACAGCAAATTCTGACTTTGGGGCAGATGTTCATCGATCCAGTGCGGCGTGAGGTCACACTCAACAACGAGATGGTGCCTTTAACCGCGCTCGAATTTGACCTGCTGTATTTTCTGGCCAGCCACCCCAACCGAGTTTGGCGGCGTGCTGAACTCTTGCAAGAAGTTTGGGACTACGACTATGTCGGGGATCAGCGGGTAGTCGATGTGCATATTGGCCAAATCCGCCGCAAGATTGAAGTGGATGTTAACCAGCCTTCGATGATTCAAACTGTGCGGGGGGTCGGCTATAAGTTTGAATTGCCTGGGGCACCCGGAGCACCACAGGTTGAATGA
- a CDS encoding HNH endonuclease, with product MTKTPRIPIPPEVRKYVFERDRYHCKSCGQTHLETSLTIDHIIPLARAGSNDISNLQTLCSRCNRQKKHHLDPRFHRHFDL from the coding sequence ATGACTAAAACACCCAGAATTCCCATTCCGCCAGAAGTGAGAAAATATGTTTTTGAGCGTGATCGTTATCACTGCAAAAGCTGCGGTCAAACACACTTAGAGACATCACTGACAATTGACCACATTATCCCCCTCGCGCGTGCCGGCAGCAACGACATCAGTAACCTACAAACCCTGTGTAGCCGGTGCAACCGGCAGAAAAAACACCACCTCGATCCCCGCTTTCACCGTCATTTCGATCTTTAA
- a CDS encoding KGK domain-containing protein, giving the protein MTDKFKPLEKHEVVCFKGDSLGRELNLNSNGFVEINLTDLEFKLAIRRKLNVSDPIRNKLFGEGIECHALKYKADGWESGKIRVKLTVEFCPDEPEVEETSAPNTAEAGEPESPLDEIRQMIKEENQ; this is encoded by the coding sequence ATGACCGATAAATTCAAGCCATTGGAAAAGCATGAAGTTGTGTGTTTTAAAGGAGACTCTTTAGGGCGCGAGTTAAATTTAAACTCTAATGGCTTTGTTGAAATAAATTTAACTGATTTAGAGTTTAAGCTAGCAATAAGAAGGAAATTGAATGTTTCAGACCCAATCAGAAACAAACTGTTTGGTGAAGGGATAGAATGTCATGCTTTGAAATATAAGGCTGACGGCTGGGAAAGCGGAAAAATTCGAGTTAAACTAACTGTAGAATTTTGTCCGGATGAGCCAGAAGTTGAAGAAACATCGGCACCCAATACAGCCGAAGCCGGCGAACCTGAATCTCCCCTTGATGAGATTCGACAAATGATCAAAGAAGAAAATCAATAA
- a CDS encoding KGK domain-containing protein: MSKREIEDKFERLDREDVVSVFSGQILLNNRTFTISEFIASMLPIIRERTQNWTVEKDYWFGKGINCKILQPGKNWQKGKVRITLEFCPETLEVEETPATEPAAGEESSPLDEIRQMKI, encoded by the coding sequence ATGTCAAAAAGGGAAATAGAAGACAAGTTTGAGCGTCTAGATCGTGAAGATGTTGTGTCTGTATTTTCAGGACAAATTTTATTAAACAACCGCACCTTCACAATTAGTGAATTTATCGCGTCAATGCTGCCAATTATCAGGGAAAGAACCCAAAACTGGACAGTGGAGAAGGATTACTGGTTTGGTAAAGGCATTAATTGTAAAATACTCCAACCCGGTAAAAATTGGCAAAAAGGCAAAGTGAGAATTACTTTAGAGTTTTGCCCAGAAACTCTTGAGGTGGAAGAAACACCGGCAACTGAACCTGCAGCCGGCGAAGAAAGCTCACCCCTTGATGAGATCCGGCAAATGAAGATTTAA